AACATACGCTATATCTCCTTTTATCTGCCGACTGTGCCGGTGGAATTAATCAATTTGTCGAGCAGTTCATCAAAAGTAGTCATAAAACGCGCAGCGGCACTATAAGCATGCTGGAATACGAGCATATTCGACATTTCTTCATCCAGTGATACTCCGCTGACAGATTGGCGACGGGAGTTAACCTGCTCTACCAGATAATCTGAATTATCCGTCTGACGCGCAGCCTCTTGTGATTGAATACCAAGCTGACCCACCATGGAGCCAAGAAGCCCACCAACAGTATTGCTAATGCTACCGTCCGGCGTAGTGAATTTACTATCCTTGAGGTTCGTCAATAAAAGAGCCAAGGTGTTATTTCCTTTAACGACCTGCGTGTTGCCAGCTGCATCTACAGTAGTACGCAGTGAGGTTGCGAATAAACTAACATCCGCAGCAATTTCCGGATTCAACTTGATCGTTCCAGCGTCACCAGAGGTTACAAAGAAATCACGGCCGGAGCTTCCATCCATCGCATAACCTAACTTATGAAGTCCGTTCAAGCCTTTAACAATGGTCTTGGCGTCCTCATACATTGTTGCTCCCTTAGGCATAGCCTGACCTGCAGCCAATGTAACTACGGTGCCATCTGCTTGTGTAATCTTAGCATCAGTAGTCAACACCGTACCTTCAGGAAGATTTGAACCTGCCGGTATTGTAATTTCAACATCACCAGTAGCAATCGTACTTGCCATATCGTTGAGTTGTTTCTTGTAGTCGGTAACATAAGTATTTTTGGAGAAAATCATTCCGTAAGCCTCTCCGCCCTTCAAAGTGCCGGCGGCGTAAGCATTATTAAGAAATGCGCTATCTACGTTCGCAGTAACTTCTCCGCCCTCTACCAGTGGCTGTCCACCCAGAGAAACGTTATAACCAGCTTCCGTCTCCACAACGGTAATATTAGCAATCTTGGATAGCTTGTCCGCCATCAGATCGCGTTGATCGCGTAAATCATTTGCCTGATCGCCCATACCTTCGATCTTATAGATCGATTTATTCAAGTCTGCGATAGCGGTCAGGTAGCCCTGAGCTTCTTTTGCTTTAACGTCAATATTAGTAGCAAGATCCCGATCGAGATTATCTAATTGCGTGCTCATATAATTCATAGCATCAGTCAAAGATTGTGCAGTTTGCACTACAATCTTACGAGCAGTAGGATCTTCAGGGTTTTTACTAAGGTCAGACCAGGATTTCCAGAAGTTGTCCAGCACCGTACGAATACCTGTATCCGATGGTTCATTAACAATCGCTTCTAGTTTAGAGAGGGTATCTGCTTGAAGCTTCCAGTTTCCAAATGCAGAATTCTCACCACGGTACTGATCATCCAGAAACATTTCCCGAATCCGATCGATAGACGAGAATTCCACCCCAGTGCCCATTTGACCAGGAACAGTAGATTTATTAAATCCGTACGCTTCAATAGGTAAAGCGGCCTTCATATTAACACGTTGACGGGTATAACCCTCGGTATTCGCATTAGCGATATTATGTCCAGTTGTATTAAGAGCTGCGGTCTGAGTAAAAAGGCTGCGTCTCGCGGTCTCTATCGAGTGAAATGTGGATGTCATGCTTCTTACTCCTCCTTATGTCCTGCTCCAGCAGAACACTTCATCAGTACAATTCTAGCCTCTTGCATCAAAAATCCCCGACCGATTTACGTTATTTCCCTTATCGGACGGACGATGATATGTGATATCCTGATTCGGTCTTCCAACCAGCAGATCCAAAGAATAATCTATAAAAGTAAGCGACTGCTCTATCAGCTTCTGATTAAGCTCATTTGCTTCTTTCAAGCGGTGTAAAGTGCCAGAAAGCTTCTGCTGAATATGCAGCAGTCGTGCCTTGTCTTCAGGGTCAAATATAAGTCTGGACAGCTCAGTTAGGTTCAGGTTCAGGTTGGAACGAATACCCACGCCTTGCAGAACGGTATATGCTGCCGCGATTCGCTGTTCCTCGAGCTGTGCAATCAGTTTCATTAACTTGGACTCACGGTTCAGGATGTCGATTAATGCATCCACCTTGTTGTCCATAATCGTCTGTTTTTTCTCAGCGGCCAGCTCCAGCATTTGGTTATGTACTTCGTCCAGCCGCTCCAATAGTTCTATTAATGTTGTCAATGCCATGGATGGTTTCACCTAATTCTCGGAGGATTGCTTAAAGTAAGGGGCGAGTTTCTCTGCTAGCTTAGCTGCATCTACTTGATAGGTACCTGCGGAGACCTGTTGCTTCAAACTGTCGATCTTAAGTGCACGTTCAGCATCATTACCAGAATTCTGTGCTTGCAAGAGCTGAATTGCTTCATCAGAGATCGAAACCTCATCCTTGCGTGAACTTTTCTTCATTTGTTCCTGCCTTTGCGCGTCGGCGCTGCGTTGATACGGATTAATCGCGTTAATTCGTCCGGTCTCGTTAATTTTCATAACTTCACCTTCCTTCTAATATAAAAAAGCCGATAATCTTTACTAAGTTTATCGGCGTAGACTGAAACATTCTTTATAGCTGCAAACGTTTTTTTGCAGAATTTATAGGCCACGCAGCTTATCTATGGCGCGATATGCGCCGTCTGTTGTCTTTTTGGTAGTATCCTCAGCATTACTTTCCTTGGCGGCACTGGAAAGATCCTTCCTTAGCCGACTACGGCAGCTGTCGCACATATGCCCATCGCGAATCAGTGTTCCACACACCTCGCAAGGATACATCATATTAGGAGCATTAGCTATAGATATCCGGCCCTCTCGAATAAAGCGGGTGATCTCCTTAATCGAAATTCCCGTAGCATCGGACAGTTCTTGGATGTTGGTTCCTTTGTTCTCCCGCAAATAATTCACGCAGATCTCATATTCATGCTCCAGATCTTTGATGCAGGGCTGGCACAAACCCATAAGATTCTTGACAAACAACCGGCCGCACCTTGGACAATTGTCTAGATTCATAACAAGCAGCCGCTCCTCTCCGTACATTCTGTACAATGCATAATATCCTCATGCTCCTAGATTACATGATTGCAGAGAATTCGTCTATGGGACGGAAGAAACGCTATTAAGCGTATGAATCTCCTTAAATAATGAATGGAGGTGTTCACAATCATGCATTTCTCTCTCCTTAGGAACGTGCCCAAGTTAAGCTATAGACCTCAACCGTATAACCATAATCTGAACCCATTTGTTGTATGATCTCAGCGCACGCACGAATGGTACTGCCCGTCGTATAAATATCATCAACAATAATAATCCGAACAGAACGATTTAGAGGTGCCTCCCTTTTTAGCCAATCTGCAAATTGTGCTGTTACTGCCGGATTCTCTGCAAAAGCGTGTTTCATATCGGTCAGTCGTTCCGCTCGGCTCTTAAAGCTTTGTTTTCCGGTATGGTGTGTGCGGATCAGCAGCGGAAGCTGGGGAACCTTCCTACGTCTAGACAAGACATCAGCCAGTCTCTCCGCTTGATTAAACCCCCGTTCCATTAGCCGAGAATCACTGACAGGCACTGGCACTAACAAATCAGCAGACCAAGAGCCGTCTTGTATATCTTTTTTATTTTTGAAGTAATGAATGATAGATGATTTCTGGGATAAAAAAACACTCTGTTTCTCTTCTTTCAAGGTTAGATACGCTCTGTCCAGCATGAGACCAAGTAAAAGGGCGTATCGTTCATTGCCTCGATATTTATACTGCCCCAACCATTCCCTCATAACGCTTGTGTAGGCCACTGCACTCCGATTACAAATAATCGGTGACGGTTCATTACTACGGGAACAGTCAGGACAACCGACATGCCGACCACATTTCAGGCAACGAGGGGATCGTATCCAAGGAATGGATTCTACGCAAGTTCTGCAAACTCCAGGAAATTGTGAGGACCCAGAGTTACGTTTGCCACAGGTTAAGCAAGGAGTCACGGAGGGGGAGAAGAGTGCCTTAGATTTAATTAACCATGAGAACAGAGAATTCATCTCGACACATCCTTACTGATATATCCTTTGCGGCGAGCGATAATGTTCATAGTTCGGATCTGGGAGATTGCTCCACGTTGGGATCGGGTCCATTGTGGAGAAGCAAATACAACACGCCCGGCAGGATCATCCTTAGATCGCCCGGCACGACCCGCCATCTGAACCAAGGAGGCTTCGTCAAAAAGATCGCTGTCCGCATCCAAAATAAATACATCGCTGCGAGGCACTGTAACTCCTCGTTCCAGAATCGTAGTCGTTACTAATAAGGTGATCGCGCGGCTACGGAAAGCAGTTACCTTCTCTGTCCGGAAGGGATCTTTGGAGGAAGTACCTTCGATGACTACGCCGGGAAAGCTCCGACGAAGCAGAACCAGTAATCCTTCAATATGTGCAATACGCGACACAAAACAAAAGATTTGCGCCTCTCGCTCGAGCGACTTACGAAGTGTATGTATGAGAGATCTAGGTACCCTCCCACGCTTTAGGCATGTTTGAACGGATGTCATGGTCAGATGCTGCGGCATAGGCAAAGGATGACCATGGAAACGGACAGGCACTCTGGCATGTGGTAGTCTGCCTGAGCGTACCAACCGCTGCATTTCTTGTGGTGGTGTGGCTGATAAGTAGATAAAAGATCCATTTGCCTTACAGGCTTGTTCGGCAGCATAAGCCAACATAGGATCATTGTGATAGGGGTACGCATCCAGCTCGTCAATGATTACGAGATCAAAACCTCGATGGAAGCGCAACAGCTGGTGGGTAGTCGCGAGCGTTAAGCGACCACCCACCCAGCGTTCTGCGCTGCCGCCGTAAAGCACGGCGAGAGTCTCCGCCGGGAAAGCTTTGGCGAGTCGCGGAGCGAGCTCGAGTACGACGTCGCGCCGCGGCGTCGCTACGAGCGCCCGCCCACCAGCGGCGAGCACAGCCTCTAGGAGCGGGAAGATCATCTCTGTCTTCCCGGCTCCCGTCACCGCCCAGAGCAGGAACCGCTCTGGGCACGCTTTGGCGGAGCGCTCACGCCGCTCCGCCAGAAAACCCAGCGCAGCGCCAGCGGCTCCCGCCTGCGCTGGGCTTAACCCCCACCGGCCTGCGGCCGCGGTGGGGTCAAGGACGGCCGTGCACCGCACGGCCGGAAGCGCTGCGCTGCGCAGCAGCAGCGCGCAAGCCCGGCTGCGCCCAAGTGCGAGGCAGGCCTCGCAATAGGCGCAGCCCATAAGGCCGCACGCGGCGCATGCCGTGCGGCCGGTCGGGGCGCTGCCGCAGCGCAGGCAGCGCGAAACCGCGCGGCGAGCGACAGCGCCGCGCCACCACACGTGCGGCAGCCTAGCCGCCGCACGCGCCAGAGCGCCAGCACCCGCAGGGAGCTGGCGGGCCCGCGCCCCGTGCGCAGCCGGGGCGTGACTACCCACGGCGGCTGTCAGCTGCAGCCGCCCCTGCAAATGCGCCAGTTGTGCCGCCTGGCGCCAACGACCTGTCAGCGCCGGCAATCCCTCTGCCAGCAGCGCTTCTATTTCCGGTTGCAATAGTGAGCGCCCAGCCACCACCCACGATAGTTGTTCTGCCTCCGATTCAAGCAAAGCATAATCGAGATCATTTCCTCTCCAATCATTGTTCTTCTTATCCTGTTCTATACATACCTCTCTTTGCTCAGAAAGCCGCCATAACGAAATCCCATCATAAAGCAATTCTTCCTTCGCAATTCCTCCTACCTCCCTTTCCTCTTTCAACTCAGGCTCAAGGACATTACTCACATATTGCCCCCACTCCCTAGTCCCCCAGCTCCTCATCCCCCCTCTTTGTTTGAAGCAATCGCGTAGCCTCACCGCCCACCCTAGCGGCAGTGCAGAAGATAATAAGACCAGCTTGTCCACCGTTACTAAGCCCCTACCTTGGCTCAACGAGCTAGCGCTGAACCACCACCATCTATCTACTGTAAGGTCTAAAGAAATCCATACACTCCAGGTGCCCCTACATTCCAAGGCATATACAGCAGCTCGCATATAACGCGCCTCCTTAACTCTCACCATTAATCACTCTTGCTTACACCACTTCCCTTAGCGTAAACGCAAAAAGCACACTCCCCCATTTCTTGGAGAGTGTGCTTCACCCGTAACTTACATATTTACTTAAGATCTGTCGCGCTTTGATTCGCATCCCCTACTTCCTGCCATCCCCATAAAAGGCAACGAGCCAGACTGCCCTGACAACCGCAAGTCTACCACAATCCCTTGTTGCAGCAACTCTTCTTCACTCACCTGAAAAGTGTACATAGATGTTGCAAGATCGATAGAGCAGCCACTATCAGCCATCCTGGAAACAATTCCAAGGGTTCCATCGCTTGAGCCATCATCCATGAACGTTACTCGAAATCGTTTTCCGGTTAAAAAAGCTTGAAATGTCAGCGCTCGAATGTACCATTCCACAACAGATGCATGATTGCGGGTAATGAAAATATAATGAATCCATTTCACGGACTGCGGTGTCTGCCGCACCTTCTGCCGATTATGCAGCATATGAATAATCACTGCAGCGGATACATAAACAACCGCAATCCATATCAACTGGGCTACCATGGAGATGCACCTCCTCTGTATACCAACACTATATGCCGGCTTTAAAAGGTCGGTGACTGCCCAGAGTCCCTGTCAAGCATAAACGCCTTCGGCGTCCTTGCAAGGACGGTAAGCGTTTAAGCGAGAAATATAAGACATAAAGTATGTTGTGAAACTTATACTTTCTTATATTTTAGAGGAACAAGCTATGCTCTCCTTGATTTGATTCCTATATGTAACGTAAATCTGTAGATATTTTTATAAAGTTACCCAACCATATTTGATCGAGTTAATTACAGCTTGCGTACGATCATCCACTTCCATTTTTTGCAAAATACTACTCACATGGTTTTTGACCGTTTTTTCACTAATAAATAAATACTCACCGATCATTTTGTTACTCTTACCTTCCGCCATT
This Paenibacillus sp. FSL R5-0345 DNA region includes the following protein-coding sequences:
- the flgK gene encoding flagellar hook-associated protein FlgK, producing MTSTFHSIETARRSLFTQTAALNTTGHNIANANTEGYTRQRVNMKAALPIEAYGFNKSTVPGQMGTGVEFSSIDRIREMFLDDQYRGENSAFGNWKLQADTLSKLEAIVNEPSDTGIRTVLDNFWKSWSDLSKNPEDPTARKIVVQTAQSLTDAMNYMSTQLDNLDRDLATNIDVKAKEAQGYLTAIADLNKSIYKIEGMGDQANDLRDQRDLMADKLSKIANITVVETEAGYNVSLGGQPLVEGGEVTANVDSAFLNNAYAAGTLKGGEAYGMIFSKNTYVTDYKKQLNDMASTIATGDVEITIPAGSNLPEGTVLTTDAKITQADGTVVTLAAGQAMPKGATMYEDAKTIVKGLNGLHKLGYAMDGSSGRDFFVTSGDAGTIKLNPEIAADVSLFATSLRTTVDAAGNTQVVKGNNTLALLLTNLKDSKFTTPDGSISNTVGGLLGSMVGQLGIQSQEAARQTDNSDYLVEQVNSRRQSVSGVSLDEEMSNMLVFQHAYSAAARFMTTFDELLDKLINSTGTVGR
- a CDS encoding flagellar protein FlgN, encoding MALTTLIELLERLDEVHNQMLELAAEKKQTIMDNKVDALIDILNRESKLMKLIAQLEEQRIAAAYTVLQGVGIRSNLNLNLTELSRLIFDPEDKARLLHIQQKLSGTLHRLKEANELNQKLIEQSLTFIDYSLDLLVGRPNQDITYHRPSDKGNNVNRSGIFDARG
- a CDS encoding TIGR03826 family flagellar region protein; this encodes MNLDNCPRCGRLFVKNLMGLCQPCIKDLEHEYEICVNYLRENKGTNIQELSDATGISIKEITRFIREGRISIANAPNMMYPCEVCGTLIRDGHMCDSCRSRLRKDLSSAAKESNAEDTTKKTTDGAYRAIDKLRGL
- a CDS encoding ComF family protein produces the protein MREWLGQYKYRGNERYALLLGLMLDRAYLTLKEEKQSVFLSQKSSIIHYFKNKKDIQDGSWSADLLVPVPVSDSRLMERGFNQAERLADVLSRRRKVPQLPLLIRTHHTGKQSFKSRAERLTDMKHAFAENPAVTAQFADWLKREAPLNRSVRIIIVDDIYTTGSTIRACAEIIQQMGSDYGYTVEVYSLTWARS
- the flgM gene encoding flagellar biosynthesis anti-sigma factor FlgM is translated as MKINETGRINAINPYQRSADAQRQEQMKKSSRKDEVSISDEAIQLLQAQNSGNDAERALKIDSLKQQVSAGTYQVDAAKLAEKLAPYFKQSSEN
- a CDS encoding glycosyltransferase family A protein is translated as MVAQLIWIAVVYVSAAVIIHMLHNRQKVRQTPQSVKWIHYIFITRNHASVVEWYIRALTFQAFLTGKRFRVTFMDDGSSDGTLGIVSRMADSGCSIDLATSMYTFQVSEEELLQQGIVVDLRLSGQSGSLPFMGMAGSRGCESKRDRS